A single window of Nocardia sp. NBC_01327 DNA harbors:
- a CDS encoding ROK family protein codes for MVALALDIGATKFAAGIVDSQGAVPSSERIQVPAAEVWQACRDLLLRVAGDERVTAVGIGAAGPVDVRAGSTGPLNIPEWAGGFGIVAAVRELFPEATVRFAIDGVCLALAEQRWGAARGIPDVLALTVSSGIGGGIISEGRVLMGRTGNAGHIGHIVVPGSAEPCACGGFGCVEAVASGPSSVRWARRQGWTGSTGIELSESARAGGGLARAALERAGTALGTAIASAAALLDTDLVVVGGGFAQSGDLLWRPLLDAAAAHARLVFVRELRVVPSELTDQATLAGAALLALQP; via the coding sequence ATGGTGGCGTTGGCATTGGATATCGGCGCGACGAAATTCGCTGCGGGCATTGTGGATTCGCAGGGCGCCGTGCCCTCGTCCGAGCGCATACAGGTTCCCGCGGCCGAGGTCTGGCAGGCCTGCCGCGACCTCCTGCTGCGCGTGGCCGGTGACGAGCGGGTGACCGCGGTCGGCATCGGCGCGGCGGGGCCGGTGGATGTGCGCGCCGGTTCGACCGGCCCGCTCAATATTCCGGAGTGGGCCGGCGGTTTCGGCATTGTGGCGGCGGTGCGGGAGTTGTTCCCGGAGGCCACTGTTCGCTTCGCCATCGACGGCGTCTGCCTGGCCCTGGCGGAACAGCGCTGGGGCGCGGCCCGCGGCATCCCGGACGTGCTCGCGCTGACGGTGTCCTCCGGCATCGGCGGCGGCATCATCTCCGAGGGCCGAGTCCTTATGGGGCGCACCGGAAATGCCGGGCACATCGGTCATATCGTGGTTCCCGGCAGTGCGGAACCCTGCGCCTGCGGCGGCTTCGGCTGTGTGGAGGCGGTGGCCAGCGGGCCGTCGTCCGTGCGCTGGGCGCGCAGGCAGGGGTGGACCGGCAGCACCGGCATCGAATTATCGGAATCCGCCCGGGCCGGTGGCGGTCTCGCCCGCGCCGCGCTGGAGCGTGCCGGTACCGCGCTGGGCACCGCTATCGCCTCCGCCGCCGCGCTGCTGGATACCGATCTCGTGGTCGTCGGCGGCGGTTTCGCGCAATCGGGCGACCTGCTGTGGCGGCCCCTGCTCGACGCGGCCGCGGCGCACGCCCGCCTGGTGTTCGTGCGTGAACTCCGGGTGGTCCCCTCGGAGCTCACCGATCAGGCGACCCTCGCCGGCGCCGCCCTGCTCGCACTCCAGCCCTGA
- a CDS encoding YbjN domain-containing protein produces MSEAAQGDTAGATAQLIDDTLRDREIEYTREADGTFVVILPGERKLKTALGVTVGKHGIRMESFVCRKPDENFEGVYKFLLRRNRRLYGVAYTLDNVGDIYLVGRMSTHAVTPDELDRWFGQVLEAVDADFNTLLELGFAESIRREWKWRVSRGESLKNLRAFEHLVDDDDKAGKV; encoded by the coding sequence ATGAGCGAAGCCGCACAGGGTGATACCGCCGGTGCCACCGCGCAGCTGATCGACGACACCCTGCGGGATCGCGAGATCGAGTACACCCGCGAGGCCGATGGCACGTTCGTGGTGATCCTGCCGGGCGAGCGGAAGCTCAAGACCGCGCTCGGCGTCACCGTCGGCAAGCACGGCATTCGGATGGAGTCCTTCGTCTGCCGCAAGCCCGACGAGAACTTCGAAGGCGTCTACAAATTCCTGCTGCGCCGTAATCGCCGCCTCTACGGGGTGGCGTACACGCTGGACAATGTCGGTGACATCTATCTGGTCGGCCGCATGTCCACCCACGCCGTCACGCCCGATGAACTCGACCGCTGGTTCGGTCAGGTGCTCGAGGCCGTGGACGCCGATTTCAATACCCTGCTCGAGCTCGGTTTCGCGGAATCCATTCGCAGGGAATGGAAATGGCGGGTCTCGCGCGGCGAATCGCTGAAGAATCTGCGCGCGTTCGAACACCTCGTGGACGACGACGACAAGGCCGGCAAGGTTTAG